AAAGGGACCAGACTAGGACTAAAAGGACCAGACTAGGTCTAAAAGAACCAGACTAGGACTAAAAGGACCAGACTAGGACTAAAAGGACCAGACTAGGTCTAAAAGGACCAGACTAGGACTAAAAGGGACCAGACTAGGACTAAAAGGACCAGACTAGGTCTAAAAGAACCAGACTAGGACTAAAAGGACCAGACTAGGACTAAAAGGACCAGACTAGGACTAAAAGGACCAGACTAGGACTAAAGGGACCAGACTAGGACTAAAAGGACCAGACTAGGACTAAAAGGACCAGACTAGGTCTAAAAGGACCAGACTAGGACTAAAAGGACCAGACTAGGACTAAAAGGACCAGACTAGGTCTAAAAGAACCAGACTAGGTCTAAAAGGACCAGACTAGGTCTAAAAGGACCAGACTAGGACTAAAAGGACCAGACTAGGACTAAAGGGACCAGACTAGGACTAAAAGGACCAGACTAGGACTAAAAGGACCAGACTAGGTCTAAAAGGACCAGAGTCTAAAGGGACCAGACTAGGACTAAAAGGACCAGACTAGGACTAAAAGGACCAGACTAGGACTAAAAGGACCAGATTAGGTCTAAAAGGACCAGACTAGGTCTAAAAGGACCAGACTAGGACTAAAAGGACCAGACTAGGACTAAAAGGACCAGACTAGGTCTAAAAGGACCAGACTAGGACTAAAAGGACCAGACTAGGTCTAAAAGGACCAGACTAGGTCTAAAAGGACCAGACTAGGACTAAAAGGACCAGACTAGGACTAAAAGGACCAGACTAGGACTAAAAGGACCAGAGTCTAAAAGGACCAGACTAGGTCTAAAAGGACCAGACTAGGACTAAAAGGACCAGACTAGGACTAAAAGGACCAGACTAGGACTAAAAGGACCAGAGTCTAAAAGGACCAGACTAGGACTAAAAGGACCAGACTAGGACTAAAAGGACCAGACTAGGACCAGTGTATTGTAGTGTTTGGctgatacagtacacacacacacacacacaatcacacacaatcacacacacacacacacacacatacacacacacacacacacacacacacacacacacacacacacacacacacacacacacacacaatcacacacacaatcacagatATAACATTTCAATCGATAAGATCTTTATCAGGTTCAGTGGTTTAGATCAGGTAGGTACAAGCATctaaaatacacacacaacaataacactctcaaTTTACTTCAATCTAATCTAAGAAGGTAAGACTAATGTCAATAATGATATCTACTCATTATCAATCCTCTATCAACATCCTCTATCAACATTATCAACAGTTGGCTTTGAGCTATGAAAAACAAACAAGCTACTTAAAAGTTGCAGACTTTAATATAATACCTCAAAACCTATCAAGGGCCAGACTAGGACTGGGACTCATTCTTTGTAAACACAAAAAGAAGCATTGTAAATACTTTGACGTTTTATTTTAGCTAATCACAAAATACCACTAACGTATCACAAGGAGAACAAACTAAAGTTATAATATTCCACAGAGATGACTTCCAGTGTCCTCTACTTCCTGTTTCTCTTACTGACTCTGGGCTACTGAACTGCTGTTATCTCTACTGTCCAGACTCAGTCAGGTCCAGGTTGGTACTCTACTGTAACTGCTGTTATCTCTACTGTCCAGACTCAGTCAGGTCCAGGTTGGTACTCTACTGTAACTGCTGTTATCTCTACTGTCCAGACTCAGTCAGGTCCAGGTTGGTACTCTACTGTAACTGCTGTTATCTCTACTGTCCAGACTCAGTCAGGTCCAGGTTGGTACTCTACTGTAACTGCTGTTATCTCTACTGTCCAGACTCAGTCAGGTCCAGGTTGGTACTCTACTGTAACTGCTGTTATCTCTACTGTCCAGACTCAGTCAGGTCCAGGTTGGTACTCTACTGTAACTGCTGTTATCTCTACTGTCCAGACTCAGTCAGGTCCAGGTTGGTACTCTACTGTAACTGCTGTTATCTCTACTGTCCAGACTCAGTCAGGTCCAGGTTGGTACTCTACTGTAACTGCTGTTATCTCTACTGTCCAGACTCAGTCAGGTCCAGGTTGGTACTCTACTGTAACTGCTGTTATCTCTACTGTCCAGACTCAGTCAGGTCCAGGTTGGTACTCTACTGTAACTGCTGTTATCTCTACTGTCCAGACTCAGTCAGGTCCAGGTTGGTACTCTACTGTAACTGCTGTTATCTCTACTGTCCAGACTCAGTCAGGTCCAGGTTGGTACTCTACTGTAACTGCTGTTATCTCTACTGTCCAGACTcagtcaggtccaggttgatactcTACTGTAACTGCTGTTATCTCTACTGTCCAGACTCAGTCAGGTCCAGGTTGGTACTCTACTGTAACTGCTGTTATCTCTACTGTCCAGACTCAGTCAGGTCCAGGTTGGTACTCTACTGTAACTGCTGTTATCTCTACTGTCCAGACTCAGTCAGGTCCAGGTTGGTACTCTACTGTAACTGCTGTTATCTCTACTGTCCAGACTCAGTCAGGTCCAGGTTGGTACTCTACTGTAACTGCTGTTATCTCTACTGTCCAGACTCAGTCAGGTCCAGGTTGGTACTCTACTGTAACTGCTGTTATCTCTACTGTCCAGACTCAGTCAGGTCCAGGTTGGTACTCTACTGTAACTGCTGTTATCTCTACTGTCCAGACTCAGTCAGGTCCAGGTTGGTACTCTACTGTAACTGCTGTTATCTCTACTGTCCAGACTCAGTCAGGTCCAGGTTGGTACTCTACTGTAACTGCTGTTATCTCTACTGTCCAGACTCAGTCAGGTCCAGGTTGGTACTCTACTGTAACTGCTGTTATCTCTACTGTCCAGACTcagtcaggtccaggttgatactcTACTGTAACTGCTGTTATCTCTACTGTCCAGACTCAGTCAGGTCCAGGTTGGTACTCTACTGTAACTGCTGTTATCTCTACTGTCCAGACTCAGTCAGGTCCAGGTTGGTACTCTACTGTAACTGCTGTTATCTCTACTGTCCAGACTCAGTCAGGTCCAGGTTGGTACTCTACTGTAACTGCTGTTATCTCTACTGTCCAGACTCAGTCAGGTCCAGGTTGGTACTCTACTGTAACTGCTGTTATCTCTACTGTCCAGACTcagtcaggtccaggttgatactctactgtaactgctgttatctctactgtccagactcagtcaggtccaggttgatactctattgtactatactatactatattttaagatactatactatactctactgtccaGACTCAGTCAGGCCCAGGTTGATACGCtattgtactatactatactatactatactatactatctcTTCAGTCCAGACTCAGTGAGGTTCAGGCTGATACtctacagtactatactatacaatactatactatactatactatattatactatactatctCTTCAGTCCAGACTCAGTGAGGTTCAGGCTGATACtctacagtactatactatacaatactatactatactatattatactatactatctCTTCAGTCCAGACTCAGTGAGGTTCAGGCTGATACtctacagtactatactatactatactatattatactatactatactatactatactatactatcgCTTCAGTCCAGACTCAGTGAGGTTCAGGCTGATACtctacagtactatactatactatactatactatactatactatactatactatattatactatactatctCTTCAGTCCAGACTCAGTGAGGTTCAGGCTGATACtctacagtactatactatactatactatattatactatactatactatactatctcTTCAGTCCAGACTCAGTGAGGTTCAGGCTGATACtctacagtactatactatactatactatactatactatctcTTCAGTCCAGACTCAGTGAGGTTCAGGCTGATCCCAGACAGCAGATCTCCTCCACAGCTTCTGTTCAGCATTTCCTTCAGTGCCTCATTCACGTCATTATTAAACACAGTGGAGAAGTTACAGTTGAGGTACCCTCCTCCTCCGACCCCACCGACCCCACCGACCCCGTCCGTGACCCCGTCCGCGACCCCTGACGACCCCAGCACGTCCTGCACCCACTTCAGCTCGTCGCTCAGCTCCTGTCTCAGGGCGTCAAAGTGTCTCTTCCTCTCCTGGTAGCGGGCGCTAACGTCACTGACGCTAACATCCACCACCTTCATCTCATCCTGCAGGCTTCTCTTCATCGCCTCCACTTTACGGAACTCATAGCGGATCTGAGACAGCTGGTGACGGACCCCCTCGCTCTCCTCCTTGTACCAGGACTCCTTGTGGTTGTAGACGGAGACCAAGGCGTCGATGTCCTCCTGCAGGGAGTCGTGGGCCGAGGCTAGCCCAGTGAAGGAGCCCTCCATCTGGCTGatgtcctccactacctgggcGAAGCGTTCGAAGTTGACGTAGGTGTTGTTGGGGGGCATGGAGGAGTGGGACTTGATGGTGTACTCCTTGAGACGTTTGGTCTTCAGCTGCCGGCGCTCGCGTTTTTTGGGGGTCTTGGTCTGGTCCGGGGTCTTGGTGCTGGAGGTCTCCTCCTTGTACTCATTAGACTTCAGACACAAGAGATGAGGACGATAGACGGAGGGTTACTGAGCTGGAAGTCACTTACTGGCACTGCATGTCATGCATTGATAATGTTCTGTACAGCAATGGAATATAAGCCAGTGGTGAGATGcctccattaccaaaccacagacaacactccaggtaacatggttagttatatattaccaaaccacagacaacactccaggtaacatggttagttaaccattaccaaaccacagacaacactccaggtaacatggttagttatatattaccaaaccacagacaacactccaggtaacatggttagttaaccattaccaaaccacagacaacactccaggtaacatggttagttatatattaccaaaccacagacaacactccaggtaacatggttagttaaccattaccaaaccacagacaacactccaggtaacatggttagttatatattaccaaaccacagacaacactccaggtaacatggttagttatatattaccaaaccacagacaacactccaggtaacatggttagttatatattaccaaaccacagacaacactccaggtaacatggttagttatatattaccaaaccacagacaacactccaggtaacatggttagttatatattaccaaaccacagacaacactccaggtaacatggttagttaaccattaccaaaccacagacaacactccaggtaacatggttagttatatattaccaaaccacagacaacactccaggtaacatggttagttaaccattaccaaaccacagacaacactccaggtaacatggttagttaaccattaccaaaccacagacaacactccaggtaacatggttagttatatattaccaaaccacagacaacactccaggtaacatggttagttatatattaccaaaccacagacaacactccaggtaacatggttagttatatattaccaaaccacagacaacactccaggtaacatggttagttatatattaccaaaccacagacaacactccaggtaacatggttagttatatattaccaaaccacagacaacactccaggtaacatggttagttaaccattaccaaaccacagacaacactccaggtaacatggttagttatatattaccaaaccacagacaacactccaggtaacatggttagttaaccattaccaaaccacagacaacactccaggtaacatggttagttatatattaccaaaccacagacaacactccaggtaacatggttagttaaccattaccaaaccacagacaacactccaggtaacatggttagttatatattaccaaaccacagacaacactccaggtaacatggttagttaaccatctTCTTTCGATTCTTTCCATCACCAAACGTCAAGCTGTTTTGTCaactggttgcacatttaagtTAAGAGTCACAAACATGGCAGGACAAACATTATCAGGAAAAACTCATCTGAATGAATCACACATCTGATTCAAACTAACAGACTAGAGCTCCCTCTATCTGACTAGCTAGGCcattatatattttacattgtcTTAGTGGAAGGTGCAGTCCAGGCcattatatattttacattgtcTGAGTGGGAGGTGCAGTCCAGGCcattatatattttacattgtcTGAGTGGGAGGTGCAGTCCAGGCcattatatattttacattgtcTCAGTGGGAGGTGCAGTCCAGGCcattatatattttacattgtcTGAGTGGGAGGTGCAGTCCAGGCcattatatattttacattgtcTGACTGGGAGGTGCAGTCCAGGCcattatatattttacattgtcTCAGTGGGAGCTGCAGTCCATAACAGCTTAACATGCATTACATGGTCAGAAACCAAGTATGTAAAAACCGTACAAACAAGAAACAAATCCGTTTCTGCCTGAACAGTACACGTCACAGTATAATTAGGAGGCGATTATGCAAATCATAAAATAGAGGAAGTTATGTCACAAAAGAAAACAACATGCATGTCTTAACATCAAGCTGTCAATCATGATAGTATTCTGTTTTCATATGACAATGATATACCTTGATCCAGGGATGGTTGAGGGCATCTTGAATAGTTAATCTCTTCCTGGAAGACAAACATGTTTAcactgcatttggaaagtattcagacctcttgaccttttccacattttgttacgtttactgcctttttctaaaatgaattaaatcgttttttcccctcatcaatctacacacaataccccataatgacatcacaataccccataatgagaaaaaaaaatgttttttagatatttttgcaaagttaaaaaaataaaaagccaaaatatctaatttacataagtattcagaccctttactcagtactttgttgaagcacctttggcagcgattacaacctcgagtcttcttgggtatgacgctacaagcttggcacacctgtatttggagagtttctcccattcttctctgcagatcctctcaagctctgtcaggttggatggggagcgttgctgcacagctattttcaggtctctccagagatgtccgattgggttcaagtctgggctctggctgggccactcaaggacattcagagacttgttcccgaagacacttctgtgttgtcttggctgtgtgcttagggtcgttgtcctgttgcaaggtgaaccttcgccccagtctgaggtccagagcgctctggagcaggttttcatcaaggatctctctgtactttgctccgttcatctttccctcgatcctgactagtctccgtccctgccactgaaaaacatccccacagcatgatgctgccaccaccatgcttcaccgtagggattgtgccaggtttcttccagacgtgacgcttagcattcagatttcaatcttggtttcatcagaccagagaatcttgtttctcatgatctgagagtctttatgtgccttttggcaaaactccaagcgggctgtcatgtgccttttactgaggagtggcttcagtctggccactctaccataaagccctgattggtggagtgctgcagagatggttgtccttctggaaggttctcccgtctccatagaggaactctggtgctcgttcagagtgaccatcgggttcttggtcacctcccagaccaaggcccttctccccgccgattgctcagtttggctgggcagccagttctaggtgtcttggtggttccaaacttcttccatttaagaatgaaggaggcctctgtgttcttggggaccgtcaatgctgcagacgttttttggtacccttccccagatctgtgcctcgacactatcctgtctcCCCGCGtttacggacaatttcttcgacctcatggcttggtttttgctctgacatgcactgtcaactctgggaccttatatagacaggtgtgtgcctttccaaatcatgtccaatcaattgaatttaccacaggtggactccaatcaagttgtagaaacatctcaaggataatcaatggaaacaggatacacctgagatcaatttagagtctcatagcaaacggtctgaatacttatgaaaatgacaaaaacctgttttcactttgtcattatggggtattgtgatgtcattatggggtattgtgatgtcattatgggttattgtgatgtcattatggggtattgtgatgtcattatggggtattgtgtgtagatggaggaggaaaaatatttatttaatccattttagaataagactgtaacgtaacaaaatgtggaaaaagttaaagggtctgaatactttctgaatgcaattTATGTCCTCACAAGAGGGACCAGATAGAACAGGAGGATGTAAGGAACTTGATTTTAGACTGTGACAGTGTCGTCTGTTTTGACCTTGTACACAGATCATTCAGTGTTACTGTCATCAAGACAGTGTGTACTGTGTAGAGTCATGCAGAGTAACGTAAACAAACCTCATGGTCTCAAAAGTGTGTAAATATGTTACATCACATTTTCCTATACAGCTGTTCTACAATGTGATGTAGAAACACAATACATCATTTGCCTTCCATGAGCCAGGAAGACTAGTGTTAGCTTCCATAGATATTGTCTAGGCCTTAGCTCAGTGGTCTAACAGTCTTTTGGCACAGGTTCAAACCCCAAACCTCACTTCTTGTCCAGCTCCACCTCACCCCTGACCCCTCATCCCggacccctctcctcctcacctcaaccCAAACCCCTCACCCCGGACCCCTCACCCCggacccctctcctcctcacctcaaccCGGACCCCTCatctctgacccctaacctctgaccactctctcctccaccctctccatctcacccctgacccctcacctccgacccctctcctcctcacctctgacccctCACCCCGGACCCCTTACCTCTGaccactctctttctcaccctctccacctcacccctcacctctgacccctctcctcAACCTggacccctctcctcctcatctcaacCCGGACCCCTCACCTCAACCCggacccctctcctcctcacctctgacccctCACCCCTTACCTCTGaccactctctttctcaccctctccacctcacccctcacctctgacccctctcctcAACCTggacccctctcctcctcacctcaaccCGGACCCCTCACCTCAACCCGGACCCCTCACCTCAACCCGGACCCCTCATCTCTGTCCCCtcacctctaactcctctcctcctcacctcaacccagacccctctcctcctcatctcaacCCGGACCCCTCACCTCTGTCCCCtcacctctaactcctctcctcctcacctcaaccCGGACCCCTCACCTCTGACCACTCTCTTCCTCACCACCTCACCCGACCCCTCACCTgtgtctcctcccctcctcaccctctctacctcacctctgacccctcacctgactcctctcctcaACCCTGACCCCTCacctctgtctccttccctcctcaccctctccacctcacctctgacccctcacctgactcctctcctcaACCCTGACCCCTcacctctgtctcctcccctcctcaccctcctcaccctctccacctcacctctgacccctcacctgactcctctcctcaACACTGACCCCTcacctctgtctcctcccctcctcaccctctccacctcacctctgacccctcacctgactcctctcctcaACCCTGACCCCcacctctgtctcctcccctcctcaccctcctcaccctctccacctcacctctgacccctcacctgactcctctcctcaACCCTGACCCCTcacctctgtctcctcccctcctcaccctctccacctcacctctgacccctcacctgactcctctcctcaACCCTGACCCCTCacctctgtctcctccccctctccacctcacctctgacccctcacctgactcctctcctcaACCCTGACCCCTCacctctgtctcctccccctcctcaccctctccacctcacctctgacccctcacctgactcctctcctcaACCCTGACCCCTCacctctgtctcctccccctctccacctcacctctgacccctcacctgactcctctcctcaactctgacccctcttctcctcaccctctcacccctgacccctctcctctgactcctcATCCTCTCCGCCTCCCCACTGCCTCCTTACATCTTGTCTCTCTCCAGCAGCTGTCATATTCTGCAGAAGAACTCCTCGTCCAACtccctcctaacccctaaccggtTATCGCTCCTCTCCACATCAACTCTGAACTCTGACCCCTCCAACTCACATCTTGTCCCTCTCCAGTAGCTGCCGTATGAAGCTTTTGGCTAGCTCACTGGTTCTGCAGAAGAACTCCTCGTCAAACTCGTAGTTCATGGCTGAGATGTTGGCCAGCGTGTCCTGTTTAGTCTCTCCCAGGAAGGGAGATGCTCCACTCAGCctggaacacaacaacaacaaggccaGAACAGGAGGAGTGTTAGGAACATTGTATGTATTCACCTACACCATCCCTGTTACATGTATGTTTCATTTATGTCTGTAGTGTACCGTGATGTTAAAACATGTTTAATGTAGTGTACCATGATGTTAAAACATGTTTAATGTAGTGTACCATGATTTTAAAACATGTTTAATGTTGTGTACCATGATGTTAAAacatgtttaatgttgtgttgaaCTCCTATGAAGGGTTCAAGGATAGTGTGCTTCATGCTTCATGTTGTGATGAAGTCCTATGAAGGGTTCATGGATAGTGTGCTTCATGCTTCATGTTGTGATGAACTCCTATGAAGGGTTCATGGATAGTGTGCTTCATGCTTCATGTTGTGATGAACTCCTATGAAGGGTTCATGGATAGTGTGCTTCATGCTTCATGTTGTGATGAACTCCTATGAAGGGTTCATGGATAGTGTGCTTCATGCTTCATGTTGTGATGAACTCCTATGAAGGGTTCATGGATAGTGTGCTTCATGCTTCATGTTGTGATGAACTCCTATGAAGGGTTCATGGATAGTGTGCTTCATGCTTCATGTTGTGATGAACTCCTATGAAGGGTTCAAGGATAGTGTGGTTCATGCTTCATGTTGTGTTGAACTCCTATGAAGGGTTCATGGATAGTGGGGTTCATGCTTCATGTTGTGTTGAACTCCTATGAAGGGTTCATGGATAGTGTGGTTCATGCTTCATGTTGTGTTGAACTCCTATGAAGGGTTCATGGATAGTGTGGTTCATGCTTCATGTTGTGTTGAACTCCTATGAAGGGTTCATGGATAGTGGGGTTCATGCTTCATGTTGTGTTGAACTCCTATGAAGGGTTCAAGGATAGTGTGGTTCATGCTTCATGTTGTGATGAACCTAAACTCACAGGATGTAGGTGATGACTCCTATACTCCACATATCTGCCTCCAGTCCCAGTGGTTCGTAGTTCACTATCTCTGGGGCTGAAACGGACAGTTGACCAATCAGCAGAACTCTGCACTAATGCATCAGTAATAGAACGGTGAGTGGATCGGAACAGTGTATTTTCTATTATTAACTTTAATGTGTCAATAACAGACAAAAGGTCGGTAGAAGTATTTACATCAAAACAGTGCATTTCCTGTTAATACCTGAGATTTGTCAGGGTCTCATCAACACATTGGACACATCAACACATGGACACATCAACACATGGACACATCAACACATTGGACACATCAACACATGGACACATCAACACATGGACACATCAACACATTGGACACATCAACACATGGACACATGGACACATCAACACATGGACGCATCAACACATGGACACATGGACACATCAACACATTGGACACATCAACACATGGACACATCAACACATGGACACATTAACACATGGacacaacacatcaacacatggACACATCAACACATTGGACACATCAACACATTGgacacatcaacacatcaacacatggACGCATCAACACATGGACACATCAACACATGGACACATTGGACACATCAACACATTGGACACATCAACACATGGACACATCAACACATGCACACATCAACACATGAACACAGGGTCTCATGAACTCAAGaacacctcgaactggacaaagatttttttctttaaccagTTCCGAAGAGAAGGATACACTGCTTTCTCGAGGCCAGGCTCAAATCCTCGTCattcgcgtgaagaaaagacagagaaaaagggggcggaggtcggggtgccttgtgagaattcgtaggcgagtgagtaaaccaCCACTACCATTCTGTTCTATTGGTCAaggtgcaatcactggagaataaactggatgatctacgattaagactatcctaccaacggaacATTAGGAACTATAATATAttttgtttcaccgagtcgtggctgaacgacgacacggataatatagagctggctgggttttccgtgcatcagcaggacagagcagctacgtctggtaagacgaggggcgggggagatgtgtctatttgtcaataacatctggtgtgcgatgtctaatattaaagaagtctcaaggtattgctcgcctgaggtagagtacctcatgataagctgtagaccacactatctaccaagagagttctcatctatattattcgcagctgtctatttaccaccacaaacagatgctggcactaagaccgctctcaacaaTCTGTTTaaggccataaacaaacaagaataTGCTCAACCAGAAGCGACGCTCCTAGtgaccggggactttaatgcaggcaaacttaaatccgttttacctcatttctaccagcatgtcacacgcaaccagaggaaaaaaactctagacctcctttactccacacacagaaacgtgtacaaagctctccctcgccctccatttggcaaatctgaccataattctatcctcctgattcctgcttacaagtaaaaactaaagcaggaagtaccaataactcgctcaatacggaagtggtcagatgacacggatgctatgctacaggactgttttgctagcacagactggaatatgttccaggattcatccaatggcattgaggagtataccacctcagtcaccggcttcatctaTAAGTGCATCGTCGcccccacagtgacagtacgtacatatcccaaccagatgccatggattacaggcaacatccacaccgagctaaaggctagagttgccgctttcaaggaaggggacactaatccggacgcttataatgAATCCTGCTAAACAGGCAAaggatcaatacaggactaagattgaatcctactacaccgg
This genomic stretch from Salmo salar chromosome ssa26, Ssal_v3.1, whole genome shotgun sequence harbors:
- the LOC106609696 gene encoding death-associated protein kinase 3 isoform X1 → MGGIENPSETAILHIKTTASSPSMTAGMALFKQQTVEDFYDIGEELGSGQFAIVKRCWEKSTGLEFAAKFIKKRQSRSSRRGVRREEIEREVNILQQTQHPNIVTFHDVYENRTDVVLILELVSGGELFDFLAQKESLSEEEATQFIKQILEGVHYLHSRKIAHFDLKPENIMLLDKNVPLPRIKLIDFGLAHKIEAGAEFKNIFGTPEFVAPEIVNYEPLGLEADMWSIGVITYILLSGASPFLGETKQDTLANISAMNYEFDEEFFCRTSELAKSFIRQLLERDKMKRLTIQDALNHPWIKSNEYKEETSSTKTPDQTKTPKKRERRQLKTKRLKEYTIKSHSSMPPNNTYVNFERFAQVVEDISQMEGSFTGLASAHDSLQEDIDALVSVYNHKESWYKEESEGVRHQLSQIRYEFRKVEAMKRSLQDEMKVVDVSVSDVSARYQERKRHFDALRQELSDELKWVQDVLGSSGVADGVTDGVGGVGGVGGGGYLNCNFSTVFNNDVNEALKEMLNRSCGGDLLSGISLNLTESGLKR